Proteins co-encoded in one Synechococcus elongatus PCC 6301 genomic window:
- a CDS encoding dipeptide ABC transporter ATP-binding protein — MADPLLEIRQLQICFGEAIALQGLDLVVQPGESVGIVGESGSGKSVACLAIPGLLPKTARCSGQIAFRSVAGQSSRDLLTLPERELRQLRGDRLGFIFQEPLSSLNPVFSAGFQLLEAIQQHLPLSQAEAQQRVIALLQEVQLIREPSQAAQILRRYPHQLSGGQRQRLMIAIALAANPDLLLADEPTTALDATVQASVLQLLRRLQQQRQMAMIFVSHDLGVIAEVADRVVVLYRGQVVEQGRVADVLNSPQHPYTQGLVACRPQINPRSCYLPTVADFLEGQTEPRSLPPRSPATQPLLQVEQLGITYRGRSTAFQAVQNLSFTLPAGLTLGLVGESGCGKSSLARCLVGLVPASEGQIWLDQQPLDLRSSRDRQRLRQTVQMVFQDPAAALDPRWTVGSAILEPLRIKQPRRDRTADQRLLKQWLQRVDLPTDIGDRYPHEFSGGQRQRICIARALIGQPRLLICDESVSALDVSVQAQILNLLKQLQAELGLTYLFISHDLAVVRYMSDRILVMNQGQLEEDSPTEQLFQRPQSDYTRRLIAAIPGEVAA, encoded by the coding sequence ATGGCTGATCCGCTCCTAGAAATTCGGCAATTGCAAATCTGCTTTGGAGAGGCGATCGCTCTGCAAGGATTGGATCTGGTGGTTCAGCCTGGGGAATCTGTCGGAATTGTTGGCGAATCGGGGTCTGGTAAATCGGTTGCTTGCTTGGCCATTCCGGGCTTGTTGCCCAAGACGGCCCGCTGCAGTGGTCAGATTGCCTTTCGATCGGTAGCGGGACAATCCAGTCGAGATCTCTTGACGCTACCAGAACGCGAGTTGCGACAGTTGCGGGGCGATCGCCTCGGCTTCATTTTTCAGGAGCCGCTTAGCTCTCTCAATCCAGTTTTTAGCGCCGGTTTTCAGCTGCTAGAGGCCATCCAACAGCATTTGCCTTTGAGTCAGGCGGAAGCCCAACAGCGAGTGATCGCGCTCCTTCAGGAAGTTCAGCTGATTCGCGAGCCGTCTCAGGCTGCCCAGATTCTGCGACGCTATCCGCACCAACTATCTGGCGGGCAGCGTCAACGCTTGATGATTGCGATCGCCCTAGCGGCCAATCCCGACCTCTTGCTGGCAGATGAACCGACGACAGCTCTGGATGCCACGGTGCAAGCCTCAGTGCTGCAACTGTTGCGCCGCCTGCAGCAGCAACGGCAGATGGCGATGATTTTTGTCAGTCATGACCTTGGGGTGATTGCCGAAGTCGCCGATCGCGTCGTGGTGCTCTATCGCGGCCAGGTCGTTGAGCAAGGTCGAGTGGCCGACGTCCTGAATTCCCCTCAGCATCCTTACACTCAGGGGCTGGTGGCTTGCCGACCGCAGATCAATCCCCGCAGTTGCTATCTCCCCACCGTTGCTGATTTTCTGGAAGGCCAAACCGAACCGCGATCGCTGCCACCCCGATCGCCAGCCACCCAGCCGCTGTTGCAGGTCGAGCAGCTTGGCATTACCTATCGTGGTCGTAGTACGGCTTTTCAGGCGGTGCAAAACCTTTCCTTTACCCTGCCCGCCGGTTTGACCCTAGGACTCGTGGGCGAGTCGGGCTGTGGCAAAAGTAGCTTGGCTCGCTGTCTCGTCGGGTTAGTTCCTGCGAGTGAGGGGCAAATTTGGCTCGATCAACAGCCGCTTGATCTGCGATCGTCGCGCGATCGCCAGCGACTTCGCCAGACGGTACAAATGGTCTTTCAAGATCCGGCGGCAGCCCTTGATCCACGCTGGACCGTGGGATCCGCGATTCTAGAACCCTTGCGGATCAAACAACCGCGCCGCGATCGCACCGCTGATCAACGCCTGCTTAAACAATGGTTGCAACGGGTCGATCTGCCGACAGATATCGGCGATCGCTACCCCCACGAGTTTTCCGGTGGCCAGCGGCAGCGCATCTGTATTGCCCGCGCCCTGATTGGTCAGCCGCGCTTGCTAATTTGTGATGAATCGGTTTCAGCGCTAGATGTCTCGGTGCAGGCGCAAATTCTCAACTTGCTCAAGCAACTGCAGGCGGAGCTGGGGTTGACCTACCTGTTCATCTCCCACGATCTCGCGGTGGTGCGCTACATGAGCGATCGCATTTTGGTGATGAATCAGGGTCAGCTTGAAGAAGATAGCCCAACGGAGCAACTCTTCCAGCGGCCGCAATCAGACTACACGCGCCGCCTGATTGCGGCTATCCCCGGAGAAGTCGCAGCTTAA
- the trmD gene encoding tRNA (guanosine(37)-N1)-methyltransferase TrmD — translation MRFDLITLFPEFFHSPLQSGLIAKAIAKGLAEVHCTNPRDFTCDRHHKVDDEPYGGGAGMVLKPEPLAAALESLPVVTPRQVIYLSPQGEPMTQALFQDLATSVEQLVLVCGHYEGIDERVMTWIDREISLGDFVLTCGEIPALALLNGVLRLRPGTIGKEESHRCDSFSDGLLDYPHYTRPAEFRGLKVPEVLLSGNHGAIAAWRRQQQLERTRDRRPDLYQAWQAQQSDLDSH, via the coding sequence ATGCGGTTTGATCTGATCACCCTCTTCCCAGAGTTCTTCCATAGCCCCCTGCAATCGGGACTGATCGCCAAAGCGATCGCAAAAGGATTGGCGGAAGTGCACTGCACCAACCCGCGAGACTTCACCTGCGATCGCCATCACAAGGTAGACGATGAGCCTTACGGCGGTGGGGCGGGAATGGTGCTCAAGCCTGAACCTCTGGCAGCGGCGCTGGAGTCTTTGCCGGTTGTTACCCCTCGACAGGTGATCTACCTCAGCCCCCAGGGCGAGCCGATGACCCAAGCGCTGTTTCAAGATTTAGCCACGTCGGTGGAGCAGCTGGTGCTGGTCTGCGGTCACTACGAGGGCATCGACGAGCGAGTGATGACCTGGATTGATCGGGAGATTTCTCTGGGTGATTTTGTGCTGACCTGCGGCGAAATTCCGGCGCTAGCCCTGCTCAATGGCGTGTTGCGGTTGCGGCCCGGCACGATTGGGAAGGAAGAATCACACCGCTGCGATAGTTTTAGCGATGGCTTGCTGGATTATCCGCACTACACGCGGCCAGCAGAATTTCGGGGGCTGAAAGTTCCTGAAGTATTGCTGTCGGGTAATCATGGGGCGATCGCCGCTTGGCGACGGCAGCAGCAACTGGAACGAACTCGCGATCGGCGCCCCGACCTTTACCAAGCTTGGCAAGCCCAGCAGTCAGATCTCGACTCACATTAG
- the ndhN gene encoding NAD(P)H-quinone oxidoreductase subunit N, which translates to MALITTGSKFLRALEQEGALAVYAPLEGGYEGRYLRRLRSKGYSALTYSARGLGDPAQFLMDIHGVRPPHLGKQTIGNEAAVGRVEYVLPLVGYPLQNLPANAKGLVLWLLEGHVLSPQELSYFVTLPQAEPRLKVVIEMGGDRGFSWQPLAAVAEAA; encoded by the coding sequence ATGGCATTGATCACCACTGGCAGCAAATTTTTGCGGGCCTTAGAACAAGAGGGTGCCCTAGCCGTCTATGCCCCGCTTGAGGGTGGCTACGAAGGTCGCTATCTACGACGGCTGCGCAGCAAAGGCTACAGTGCGCTGACCTACAGTGCCCGCGGGCTGGGCGATCCAGCTCAGTTTCTGATGGATATCCACGGGGTACGACCGCCCCACTTGGGTAAACAAACGATCGGCAATGAAGCAGCAGTGGGTCGCGTTGAATATGTTTTGCCGCTGGTGGGCTATCCGCTCCAAAACCTGCCTGCCAACGCCAAAGGGTTGGTGCTGTGGCTATTGGAAGGTCATGTACTCTCTCCCCAAGAGCTGAGCTACTTTGTGACGCTGCCTCAGGCTGAGCCACGGTTGAAAGTGGTGATTGAAATGGGGGGCGATCGCGGCTTTTCTTGGCAGCCCTTGGCGGCTGTCGCTGAGGCTGCTTAG
- the rplC gene encoding 50S ribosomal protein L3 has protein sequence MSIGILGTKLGMTQIFDESGKAVPVTVIQAGPCPITQIKTVATDGYNAIQIGFLEVREKQLSKPELGHLSKAGAPPLRHLLEYRVPSTDGLELGQALTADRFEAGQKVDVQGHTIGRGFTGYQKRHGFARGPMSHGSKNHRLPGSTGAGTTPGRVYPGKRMAGRSGNDKTTIRGLTVVRVDADRNLLLVKGSVPGKPGALLNITPATVVGQQA, from the coding sequence GTGTCTATCGGTATACTCGGCACCAAGCTCGGCATGACCCAGATTTTCGATGAATCTGGCAAGGCAGTTCCCGTAACTGTCATTCAGGCTGGGCCTTGCCCAATCACTCAGATCAAAACCGTGGCGACGGATGGTTACAACGCCATCCAAATCGGTTTCTTGGAAGTGCGTGAAAAGCAACTGTCCAAGCCCGAGCTAGGTCACCTCTCCAAAGCAGGTGCACCGCCCCTTCGTCACCTCTTGGAGTACCGCGTTCCCAGCACCGATGGTTTGGAGCTGGGTCAAGCCCTGACCGCCGATCGCTTTGAAGCGGGTCAAAAGGTGGATGTGCAAGGTCACACCATTGGTCGTGGTTTCACCGGTTATCAAAAGCGTCACGGTTTTGCCCGTGGCCCTATGAGCCACGGTTCGAAAAACCATCGTCTCCCCGGTTCGACGGGTGCAGGGACGACGCCGGGTCGCGTCTATCCCGGTAAGCGGATGGCCGGTCGCTCTGGCAACGACAAAACGACGATTCGCGGCTTGACCGTTGTTCGAGTCGATGCAGACCGTAATCTGCTTCTAGTCAAAGGTTCGGTTCCGGGTAAACCAGGCGCTCTGCTCAACATCACGCCCGCCACTGTGGTCGGGCAGCAGGCCTAA
- the rplD gene encoding 50S ribosomal protein L4, with the protein MVDYVIQDWQGQTAGNITVELRVAKEESAAAIVHRALIRQLANARQGTHASKTRSEVRGGGRKPWKQKGTGRARAGSIRSPLWRGGGVIFGPKPRDYSVKMNRKERRLALRTALISRSADLVVVQEFADQISRPKTRDVAEALTRWGVEPGVKVLLITADRDQNVELSVRNLPNVKLITATNLNIFDLLNADRIVSTSAALEKIQEVYGG; encoded by the coding sequence ATGGTTGATTACGTCATTCAGGATTGGCAAGGCCAAACCGCAGGCAACATCACAGTTGAGCTGCGGGTCGCGAAGGAAGAAAGTGCTGCGGCGATCGTGCACCGCGCCTTGATTCGTCAGTTGGCCAATGCACGCCAAGGGACCCACGCCAGCAAAACTCGTTCGGAAGTTCGGGGCGGTGGTCGCAAGCCTTGGAAACAAAAAGGAACGGGTCGCGCCCGTGCCGGTTCGATTCGGTCTCCCCTCTGGCGGGGCGGCGGTGTCATCTTTGGGCCCAAACCCCGCGATTACAGCGTCAAGATGAACCGCAAAGAGCGTCGTTTGGCGCTGCGGACTGCCCTGATCAGTCGGAGTGCGGATCTGGTGGTTGTGCAAGAGTTTGCCGACCAAATCAGCCGCCCCAAGACCAGAGATGTCGCTGAAGCCTTGACTCGTTGGGGCGTTGAGCCCGGTGTCAAGGTTCTGTTGATCACGGCCGATCGCGACCAAAACGTTGAGCTGTCGGTTCGCAACTTGCCGAATGTCAAATTGATCACGGCTACGAACCTCAACATTTTTGATCTGCTGAATGCAGATCGCATTGTCAGCACCAGTGCAGCGCTGGAGAAGATTCAGGAGGTCTACGGTGGCTGA
- a CDS encoding 50S ribosomal protein L23: MAEANIRALADIIRRPIITEKATRLLENNQYTFEVDPRASKPEIKAAIEALFQVKVVGLSTQLPPRKARRVGRFAGHRAQVKRAVARLADGDSITLFPEV; this comes from the coding sequence GTGGCTGAAGCTAATATTCGTGCACTCGCGGATATCATCCGTCGCCCGATCATCACCGAGAAGGCAACGCGCCTACTGGAAAACAACCAGTACACCTTTGAAGTCGATCCCCGCGCGAGCAAGCCTGAAATCAAGGCTGCGATCGAAGCCCTCTTCCAAGTCAAAGTGGTGGGTTTAAGTACGCAGTTACCACCGCGGAAAGCTCGTCGTGTTGGCCGTTTTGCCGGTCACCGTGCCCAGGTCAAGCGAGCTGTTGCCCGCTTGGCTGATGGCGACAGCATCACGCTCTTCCCCGAAGTTTGA
- the rplB gene encoding 50S ribosomal protein L2 — protein sequence MGIRAFRPYTPGTRERVVSDYAEITRNEPEKSLLVSKHRRKGRNNRGVITCRHRGGGHKRLYRIIDFKRDKRNVPGKIVSIEYDPNRNARISLVYYEDGEKRYILTPAGVHVGTPIIAGDETPIEVGNAMPLQNIPLGTTVHNVELVAGKGGQIVRAAGASAQVVAKEGNYVALKLPSTEVRLVRKECYATIGAVGNAEVRNTSLGKAGRKRWLGRRPEVRGSVMNPVDHPHGGGEGRAPIGRSGPVTPWGKPALGRKTRKKNKQSDCLIQRRRRKSSKRGRGGRDA from the coding sequence ATGGGAATCCGAGCCTTTCGGCCCTACACACCGGGAACCCGCGAACGCGTCGTCTCTGACTACGCTGAAATTACGCGTAACGAGCCTGAAAAGTCGCTGCTGGTTTCCAAGCATCGGCGTAAAGGCCGCAATAACCGCGGTGTGATCACCTGCCGTCACCGAGGCGGCGGTCATAAACGTCTCTATCGCATCATTGACTTCAAGCGGGACAAGCGAAACGTTCCCGGCAAAATCGTCTCGATTGAGTACGATCCGAACCGGAATGCTCGTATTTCGCTGGTCTATTACGAAGATGGCGAAAAGCGCTACATCTTGACCCCTGCAGGGGTTCACGTTGGCACGCCGATTATTGCTGGCGATGAAACGCCGATCGAAGTCGGCAACGCCATGCCCTTGCAAAACATCCCCCTGGGTACCACGGTTCACAACGTTGAACTTGTGGCTGGCAAGGGCGGACAAATTGTTCGTGCGGCGGGTGCTTCGGCTCAAGTCGTTGCGAAAGAAGGCAACTATGTAGCACTCAAGTTGCCCTCGACCGAGGTGCGCTTGGTTCGCAAAGAGTGCTACGCCACGATCGGTGCGGTTGGCAACGCCGAAGTCCGCAACACCAGCTTGGGTAAAGCGGGCCGCAAACGCTGGCTCGGTCGCCGTCCGGAAGTGCGCGGTAGCGTCATGAACCCGGTGGATCACCCCCACGGTGGTGGTGAAGGTCGGGCGCCGATCGGTCGCAGTGGCCCGGTCACCCCTTGGGGCAAGCCAGCTCTGGGTCGGAAAACACGGAAGAAGAACAAGCAGAGCGATTGCTTGATTCAGCGTCGTCGCCGCAAGTCTTCCAAACGGGGTCGCGGTGGTCGCGACGCGTAA
- the rpsS gene encoding 30S ribosomal protein S19 has product MARSLKKGPFVADHLLRKVEKLNAKGDKQVIKTWSRASTILPQMIGHTIAVHNGRQHVPVYVTEQMVGHKLGEFAPTRTFRGHTKDKKAGR; this is encoded by the coding sequence ATGGCTCGCTCACTCAAAAAAGGTCCTTTTGTCGCAGACCATCTGCTGCGCAAAGTCGAAAAACTGAATGCCAAAGGCGACAAGCAAGTCATCAAGACTTGGTCGCGCGCCTCAACCATTCTTCCGCAGATGATCGGTCACACCATTGCGGTGCACAACGGTCGTCAACATGTGCCGGTCTACGTGACCGAGCAGATGGTGGGTCACAAGCTGGGTGAATTCGCCCCGACCCGCACCTTCCGCGGTCATACCAAGGATAAGAAAGCCGGTCGTTGA
- the rplV gene encoding 50S ribosomal protein L22, with protein MAVDTANEVKAIARYIRMSPSKVRRVLDQLRGRSYREALILLEFMPYKSCEPILKVLRSAVANAEHNQGLDPTQLVISQAYADMGPSLKRFRPRAQGRAYQIRKQTCHITIAVAPQV; from the coding sequence ATGGCTGTAGATACTGCAAACGAAGTCAAGGCGATCGCCCGCTATATCCGTATGTCACCCAGTAAGGTGCGTCGGGTGCTCGATCAGCTGCGCGGACGTTCGTACCGCGAGGCGCTGATCTTGCTGGAGTTCATGCCTTACAAGTCCTGCGAACCGATCCTGAAGGTTCTGCGATCGGCGGTTGCCAACGCAGAGCACAATCAGGGTCTTGATCCCACCCAGTTGGTGATCAGTCAGGCCTACGCTGACATGGGCCCGTCCCTGAAGCGTTTCCGGCCTCGGGCACAAGGTCGTGCTTACCAAATCCGCAAGCAGACCTGTCACATCACGATCGCTGTGGCCCCGCAAGTCTAG
- the rpsC gene encoding 30S ribosomal protein S3: protein MGQKINPVGFRLGVTQEHRSRWFADPNRYPQLLQEDKKIRDYVRKNLSNAGIADIRVERKADQVELEIRTARPGVVVGRGGAGIDTLREGLQALLKDSSRQIRINVIEVERVDADAALLGEYIAQQLERRVAFRRCVRQAIQRAQRAGVQGIKIQVAGRLNGAEIARTEWTREGRVPLHTLRADIDYAYTTATTTYGILGIKVWVFRGEIIPGQEDAAPSNVGQPRRRNQQRRRQQFEDRSNEG, encoded by the coding sequence GTGGGACAGAAAATTAATCCAGTCGGATTCCGCCTCGGCGTCACCCAAGAGCACCGCTCCCGTTGGTTCGCCGACCCCAATCGTTATCCGCAACTGCTGCAAGAAGATAAAAAAATCCGCGACTACGTTCGCAAAAACCTGAGCAATGCTGGCATTGCCGACATTCGGGTTGAACGGAAAGCCGATCAAGTTGAGCTGGAAATTCGTACGGCTCGTCCTGGCGTGGTCGTTGGTCGTGGTGGCGCTGGGATTGACACCCTGCGTGAGGGTCTGCAAGCACTGCTGAAAGACTCCAGTCGCCAAATTCGCATCAACGTCATCGAAGTTGAGCGGGTTGATGCCGATGCAGCCTTGCTTGGTGAGTACATCGCTCAACAGCTCGAGCGTCGGGTTGCTTTCCGCCGCTGTGTGCGTCAAGCCATTCAACGGGCTCAGCGCGCTGGCGTTCAAGGCATCAAGATTCAAGTGGCTGGCCGCTTGAATGGAGCAGAAATTGCTCGGACCGAGTGGACGCGTGAAGGTCGAGTGCCGCTGCATACGCTGCGAGCTGACATCGACTACGCCTACACCACGGCCACCACGACCTACGGGATCTTGGGGATTAAGGTTTGGGTCTTCCGGGGTGAAATTATCCCTGGCCAAGAAGACGCAGCCCCCAGTAATGTCGGTCAGCCGCGTCGTCGCAATCAACAGCGCCGTCGCCAGCAGTTTGAAGATCGCTCTAACGAAGGTTAA
- the rplP gene encoding 50S ribosomal protein L16 yields the protein MLSPRRTKFRKQQRGRMTGKATRGNTLAFGNFGLQALECSWITARQIEASRRAMTRYTRRGGKIWIRIFPDKPITMRPAETRMGSGKGNPEFWVAVVKPGRVLFEIGGEVAEETAREAMRLASHKLPIKTKFITRDSEAQEA from the coding sequence ATGCTCAGTCCACGTCGTACCAAATTCCGGAAGCAGCAACGTGGCCGCATGACCGGCAAAGCGACGCGCGGGAATACTCTCGCCTTCGGTAACTTCGGTCTGCAGGCGCTGGAATGCTCCTGGATCACGGCTCGCCAAATTGAGGCTAGCCGTCGTGCCATGACCCGCTACACCCGTCGGGGCGGCAAAATCTGGATTCGGATTTTCCCCGATAAGCCGATCACGATGCGCCCTGCAGAAACCCGGATGGGTTCTGGTAAAGGGAACCCGGAATTCTGGGTTGCAGTGGTTAAACCGGGCCGCGTCCTCTTTGAAATCGGGGGCGAGGTCGCTGAAGAGACGGCTCGTGAAGCAATGCGTCTGGCTTCGCACAAACTGCCGATCAAAACCAAGTTCATCACTCGCGATAGCGAAGCTCAGGAGGCGTAG
- the rpmC gene encoding 50S ribosomal protein L29: MALPKIEDVRNLSDADLAEKIAEAKRELFDLRFQRATRQLEKPHLFKHTKHRLAQLLTVERERQ, encoded by the coding sequence ATGGCTCTGCCGAAGATTGAGGACGTGCGGAATCTCAGTGACGCCGACCTTGCTGAAAAGATTGCCGAAGCCAAACGGGAACTGTTTGATCTCCGTTTTCAACGGGCCACCCGGCAGCTTGAAAAGCCCCATCTTTTCAAACACACCAAACATCGTCTGGCTCAGCTGCTCACCGTTGAACGTGAGCGCCAATAG
- the rpsQ gene encoding 30S ribosomal protein S17 has translation MAVKERVGVVVSDKMDKTVVVAIEDRTAHPKYGKIVVRTKRYKAHDEDNRAKTGDRVRIQETRPLSRTKRWTVAEILESVGA, from the coding sequence ATGGCAGTCAAAGAACGCGTGGGCGTCGTCGTTAGCGACAAGATGGATAAAACCGTCGTCGTCGCGATCGAAGACCGTACTGCCCACCCCAAGTACGGAAAGATCGTTGTTCGGACGAAGCGCTACAAGGCGCATGATGAGGACAATCGCGCCAAAACTGGCGATCGCGTCCGCATTCAGGAAACCCGTCCGCTGAGCCGCACCAAGCGCTGGACTGTGGCTGAGATTCTCGAAAGCGTCGGTGCCTGA
- the rplN gene encoding 50S ribosomal protein L14: protein MIQQETYLNVADNSGARKLMCIRVLGSNRRYAGVGDVIIAVVKDALPNMPVKKSDVVRAVVVRTKKSLRRDSGNVIRFDDNAAVIINADGNPRGTRVFGPVARELRDRNFTKIVSLAPEVI, encoded by the coding sequence ATGATTCAGCAGGAAACCTATCTCAACGTTGCCGATAACAGTGGCGCTCGGAAGCTAATGTGCATCCGCGTTCTGGGCAGCAACCGCCGCTATGCTGGCGTCGGCGATGTGATCATTGCCGTCGTTAAGGATGCGCTGCCCAACATGCCGGTTAAAAAATCGGACGTGGTGCGGGCCGTGGTTGTGCGGACCAAAAAAAGCTTGCGTCGCGATAGCGGCAATGTCATCCGTTTCGATGACAACGCAGCAGTGATCATCAACGCTGATGGCAACCCTCGCGGTACGCGGGTCTTTGGACCTGTGGCTCGGGAGTTGCGCGATCGCAACTTCACCAAAATTGTTTCGCTTGCTCCGGAGGTGATCTAA
- the rplX gene encoding 50S ribosomal protein L24, with protein MAAQKPVRHSVHVKKGDTVQVIAGKDKGTVGEVLQVFPKTSRVLVKGVNLRTKHVKPRQEGESGQIVVEEASIHSSNVQLYSTTQKVASRVAYTFTEDGRKVRKLKKTGEIID; from the coding sequence ATGGCTGCTCAGAAGCCAGTTCGCCACAGCGTTCACGTCAAAAAAGGTGACACCGTTCAGGTGATTGCCGGCAAAGACAAAGGCACCGTGGGCGAAGTGCTGCAGGTTTTCCCGAAAACCAGCCGTGTGTTGGTCAAAGGTGTCAACCTTCGCACCAAACACGTCAAGCCTCGCCAAGAAGGGGAGTCTGGACAAATCGTGGTTGAGGAAGCCTCGATTCATAGCTCCAATGTGCAGCTCTATTCCACTACCCAAAAAGTGGCGAGCCGAGTTGCCTACACCTTTACGGAAGACGGTCGGAAAGTGCGCAAGCTCAAAAAGACCGGCGAAATCATCGACTGA
- the rplE gene encoding 50S ribosomal protein L5 — translation MSLKTKYRDIIVPKLMKEFGYTNIHQVPKVVKVTINRGLGEGAQNAKALESSLAEIAKIAGQKPVVTRAKKAIAGFKIRAGMPVGLMVTLRGDRRDAFLERLINLSLPRIRDFRGISPRSFDGRGNYTLGLREQLIFPEITYDSIDQIRGMDITIVTSANSDEEGRALLRELGMPFREN, via the coding sequence ATGTCCCTCAAAACCAAGTACCGAGACATCATCGTTCCGAAATTGATGAAGGAGTTCGGCTACACGAACATTCATCAAGTTCCCAAAGTTGTCAAAGTGACGATTAACCGAGGCCTGGGCGAAGGAGCTCAGAATGCCAAGGCGTTAGAGTCCTCCCTCGCTGAAATTGCCAAGATCGCTGGTCAAAAGCCAGTCGTGACCCGGGCGAAAAAAGCGATCGCAGGCTTCAAGATTCGTGCTGGCATGCCCGTCGGCCTGATGGTGACCCTGCGGGGCGATCGCCGTGACGCGTTCCTCGAACGGCTGATCAACCTGTCCTTGCCGCGAATTCGTGACTTTCGTGGCATCAGCCCCCGCAGCTTTGATGGGCGTGGGAACTACACCCTTGGTCTGCGTGAGCAGCTGATCTTTCCCGAGATCACTTACGACAGCATCGACCAGATCCGTGGCATGGACATCACCATTGTCACCAGTGCCAACAGCGACGAAGAAGGCCGTGCGCTGCTGCGTGAGCTGGGCATGCCTTTCCGGGAGAACTAA
- the rpsH gene encoding 30S ribosomal protein S8, which yields MAVNDPIADMLTRIRNASEARHATTVVPASRLARSIAEVLKREGFIADFEESGEGVQRHLVLSLKYKGKNQQPIIKALKRVSKPGLRVYSNRRDLPRVLGGIGIAIISTSQGIMTDRDARRQGVGGEVLCYVW from the coding sequence ATGGCGGTCAACGATCCGATTGCAGATATGCTGACGCGCATCCGGAATGCCAGTGAAGCGCGCCACGCGACCACCGTGGTGCCCGCATCCCGGCTTGCTCGCAGCATTGCTGAAGTGCTCAAGCGCGAAGGCTTCATTGCCGACTTTGAAGAAAGCGGCGAAGGCGTCCAACGTCACCTTGTGCTGAGCCTGAAATACAAGGGTAAAAATCAGCAGCCCATCATCAAAGCCCTCAAGCGGGTCAGCAAGCCTGGCTTGCGAGTCTATTCCAACCGTCGTGACCTACCGCGCGTTTTGGGCGGTATTGGCATCGCGATTATCTCCACTTCCCAAGGCATCATGACGGACCGAGATGCGCGCCGTCAGGGAGTGGGTGGCGAAGTGCTCTGCTACGTCTGGTAG
- the rplF gene encoding 50S ribosomal protein L6, translating into MSRIGKRPIPIPAKVSVAIDGRLVSVKGPKGELSRELPSGVVVTQEDGNIIVSRADESRLARQRHGLSRTLVANLVEGVDSGFQKRLEIIGVGYRAQVQGTTLILNVGYSNPVQIEPPEGIQFVVENNTNVVVSGISKEVVGNTAARIRAVRPPEPYKGKGIRYAGEVVLRKAGKTGKK; encoded by the coding sequence GTGTCTCGTATTGGTAAACGTCCCATCCCTATCCCCGCAAAGGTCAGTGTCGCGATCGACGGCCGTTTGGTGTCCGTAAAAGGCCCAAAAGGTGAACTCAGTCGTGAGCTGCCTAGCGGCGTTGTCGTGACCCAAGAAGACGGCAACATTATCGTGTCGCGCGCTGACGAATCGCGCCTTGCCCGCCAACGTCATGGTCTTAGCCGGACGCTGGTTGCCAACTTGGTTGAGGGCGTTGATTCAGGCTTCCAAAAGCGCTTGGAAATCATCGGCGTTGGCTATCGGGCCCAGGTTCAAGGCACCACTTTGATCCTGAACGTTGGCTACAGCAACCCCGTGCAAATTGAACCGCCGGAAGGTATTCAGTTTGTGGTCGAGAACAACACCAACGTGGTTGTTAGCGGCATCAGCAAGGAAGTCGTGGGTAACACGGCTGCCCGTATCCGCGCCGTACGGCCCCCCGAACCCTACAAGGGCAAAGGGATTCGCTATGCAGGCGAGGTCGTCCTCCGTAAGGCTGGCAAGACAGGTAAGAAGTGA
- the rplR gene encoding 50S ribosomal protein L18 produces the protein MKVSRRESTRRRHRRVRRTIVGTPARPRLSVFRSNNHIYAQVIDDAAGHTLAAASSLDPDLRQSLTSGGNQQASAAVGKLIAERAQAKGVTTVVFDRGGNLYHGRVKALAEAAREAGLEF, from the coding sequence ATGAAAGTAAGTCGTCGCGAATCCACCCGTCGCAGACACCGCCGTGTTCGCCGCACGATTGTCGGCACGCCGGCTCGTCCGCGTCTCTCGGTATTTCGCTCCAACAACCACATTTACGCGCAAGTGATCGACGATGCTGCAGGCCACACCCTGGCAGCAGCATCCAGTCTCGATCCCGATCTGCGCCAATCATTGACGTCTGGTGGCAACCAGCAAGCTTCGGCAGCCGTAGGCAAATTAATTGCCGAACGGGCTCAAGCCAAGGGCGTTACGACTGTCGTGTTCGATCGCGGCGGCAACCTTTACCATGGTCGCGTCAAGGCTTTGGCCGAAGCGGCTCGCGAAGCTGGACTGGAGTTCTAG